From Streptomyces asiaticus, one genomic window encodes:
- a CDS encoding glycosyltransferase has product MSTQRGIPRVIHQTWKDADVPAVWRRWAESWRRHHPGWEYRLWTDTDNRAFLAAHYPWFLPVYDGYPEPIMRADAVRYFLLDHFGGVYADLDFEALRPLDGLLEGRELVLGLEPEEHTRLLCARRAGLPRVVGNAFLASRPGHPFWAHVHRELVGAHTAPSALDATGPFFLTRALDGAPCDGTITVLGPEVLYPKPSPYATEVLGPRTVDLERAHAVHHWSGSWAHDAAFTPRVSEGRTVPFWTSQDLRPCARGTLDLDAQRARWAEGAPAPLVSCLMVTGDRPRLAERAIRCFLTQTYPRAELVVVDDGTDDSLEQHVHTLADPRVRLHRLPPEGRPLGDLRNAAVDLATGPYVCQWDDDDLYDPERLDVQMAALLGLGATACFLARERLWWPARRMLAVSGTRVWEGSMVCAKEALPRYPALRRGEDTPVAEQVVRTGRVASVDAPELYTYVHHGENTFDAPHFAGLFDAATQLWTGGDYAPAVRALAARLPVAPADLVHAEHEEPERQTAPEAEAEERAGAPVRCEGAAVPRARSLPSVPAERPTVLILTPVRDAADFLPRHLENLRALDHPREALSLGLLEGDSRDATWELLEDALPALTAEFARVTLVRRHYGLRLAGPRWEPSVQRTRRSVLARARNHLLARALADESWVLWLDADVTDCPPDLVRRLLDADEDIVVPHCVSEPGGPTFDLNTWALTSDAGTLDWDRWLRDGILQPPKGFGRAYLDELRDRERVRVDSVGGAGLLVRADLHRDGLVFPAVPYRRLIETEGLAALAHDMGTECWALPALELVHPRRPHRPYHPRSEPDPAAESECAAPDR; this is encoded by the coding sequence ATGTCTACGCAAAGGGGAATTCCGCGCGTCATCCACCAGACATGGAAGGACGCGGACGTACCCGCCGTGTGGCGGCGCTGGGCCGAGTCCTGGCGCCGCCACCATCCGGGGTGGGAATACCGGCTGTGGACGGACACCGACAACCGCGCCTTCCTCGCCGCGCATTACCCCTGGTTCCTGCCGGTCTACGACGGCTATCCCGAGCCGATCATGCGGGCCGACGCGGTCCGGTACTTCCTGCTCGACCACTTCGGCGGCGTCTACGCCGACCTCGACTTCGAGGCCCTGCGCCCGCTGGACGGTCTGCTCGAAGGCCGCGAGCTGGTCCTCGGCCTCGAACCCGAGGAGCACACCCGGCTGCTGTGCGCGCGGCGCGCCGGGTTGCCGCGGGTGGTCGGCAACGCGTTTCTCGCCTCCCGGCCGGGCCATCCCTTCTGGGCGCACGTCCACCGCGAACTGGTCGGCGCCCACACCGCGCCCAGCGCGCTGGACGCGACCGGGCCGTTCTTCCTCACGCGCGCGCTCGACGGCGCCCCGTGCGACGGCACGATCACGGTGCTCGGACCGGAAGTCCTGTACCCCAAGCCGAGCCCGTACGCCACGGAGGTGTTGGGGCCGAGGACGGTGGACTTGGAGCGGGCGCACGCCGTGCACCACTGGTCGGGCAGTTGGGCGCACGACGCGGCCTTCACGCCCCGCGTCTCGGAAGGGCGCACGGTCCCCTTCTGGACCAGCCAGGACCTGCGGCCGTGCGCGCGGGGCACGCTGGATCTCGACGCCCAGCGCGCCCGGTGGGCCGAGGGTGCGCCCGCGCCGCTGGTGTCCTGCCTGATGGTCACCGGAGACCGGCCACGCCTCGCCGAACGGGCGATCCGCTGCTTTCTCACCCAGACCTACCCCCGCGCCGAGCTGGTCGTCGTGGACGACGGCACGGACGACAGCCTGGAACAGCACGTTCACACCCTCGCCGATCCACGGGTACGGCTCCACCGGCTGCCGCCGGAGGGACGGCCGCTGGGCGATCTGCGGAACGCCGCGGTCGACCTGGCCACCGGGCCGTACGTGTGCCAGTGGGACGACGACGACCTCTACGACCCGGAGCGGCTGGACGTCCAGATGGCCGCGCTCCTGGGGCTCGGGGCCACGGCATGCTTCCTGGCCCGGGAGCGGCTGTGGTGGCCCGCGCGCCGGATGCTCGCCGTCTCGGGGACACGGGTATGGGAAGGGTCGATGGTGTGCGCGAAGGAGGCGCTGCCGCGCTATCCGGCGCTGAGACGCGGCGAGGACACCCCGGTCGCGGAGCAGGTGGTGCGCACGGGACGGGTGGCGTCCGTGGACGCGCCCGAGCTGTACACGTACGTCCACCACGGCGAGAACACCTTCGACGCACCGCACTTCGCGGGCCTCTTCGACGCGGCGACCCAGCTCTGGACGGGCGGTGACTACGCGCCGGCGGTGCGCGCGCTGGCGGCCCGGCTGCCGGTGGCCCCGGCGGACCTGGTGCACGCGGAGCACGAGGAGCCCGAACGGCAGACCGCGCCGGAGGCGGAAGCAGAGGAGAGAGCAGGGGCTCCGGTGCGGTGTGAGGGGGCGGCGGTCCCCCGGGCCCGGTCCCTGCCGTCCGTCCCGGCCGAGCGCCCCACGGTCCTGATCCTCACCCCGGTCAGGGACGCCGCCGACTTCCTCCCCCGCCACCTGGAAAACCTGCGCGCCCTGGACCACCCCCGGGAGGCGCTGTCGCTCGGGCTGCTGGAGGGCGACAGCCGGGACGCCACATGGGAGCTGCTGGAGGACGCACTGCCCGCGCTCACCGCCGAGTTCGCCCGCGTCACCCTCGTACGGCGGCACTACGGGCTGCGGCTGGCCGGGCCGCGCTGGGAGCCCTCCGTCCAGCGCACACGACGCTCGGTGCTGGCCCGGGCCCGCAACCATCTGCTTGCCCGGGCGCTCGCGGACGAGAGCTGGGTCCTGTGGCTCGACGCCGATGTGACGGACTGTCCCCCCGATCTCGTCCGGCGGCTGCTCGACGCGGACGAGGACATCGTCGTCCCCCACTGCGTGTCCGAGCCGGGCGGGCCCACTTTCGACCTCAACACCTGGGCCCTGACGTCCGACGCCGGGACTCTGGACTGGGACCGCTGGCTGCGGGACGGAATCCTGCAGCCGCCCAAGGGGTTCGGGCGCGCCTACCTGGACGAGCTGCGGGACCGGGAGCGAGTGCGGGTGGACTCCGTCGGAGGCGCGGGGCTGCTGGTCCGCGCCGATCTGCACCGTGACGGCCTGGTGTTCCCGGCCGTTCCGTACCGGCGGCTCATCGAGACCGAGGGGCTGGCGGCACTCGCGCACGACATGGGGACGGAGTGCTGGGCGCTGCCCGCGCTTGAGCTGGTTCATCCGCGCCGTCCACACCGTCCGTACCATCCGCGTTCGGAGCCGGATCCGGCGGCGGAGTCGGAGTGCGCTGCTCCGGACAGGTGA